One Gimesia aquarii DNA segment encodes these proteins:
- a CDS encoding GEVED domain-containing protein encodes MMFTRTKRRNQSGRFGSLLNYLRKGRERRLRNQRLNSLSIVISTTELLEDRTLLSAANPSVDDTTSNTENDERPVILLSHETQAEKRATAPVSDEEKEKNRNDLGQVDNPDGFTQFATNENETIGTTGANDDLSNAEFITGFGTGLDDDFEVDLAGFLANSGGTLTFAPFAEDDGSIPLANNLGLTSGRQIQVLGATIGDGPHGSAGTGTGDFDFYRLGGVQAGERITVSVEDATQFFGLDPIVAIYSSSGTQLDSDDDSGTFLNSLIDFVAPLDDDYYIMVGGFGTGFPGDPTDETSGAGVGPNASAEGTYNLTIGLNAVDIDYYSFDLEAGDILGANVFGAGQTLTLYDSTGQILIESSRFLSDLYPEDSPLPGNGNASASFVAPTAGTYFVSVTGITGLYNLELKVFRPELETQLVDSGAIQTLFIDFDGASVDPALFDDFLVPPDIANLSPLSAFLSNWGLTDADEDAVIDAIMATITDNFADVGLLGNNGDFATTNNPGDYGIRILNSRDHADPFGQENVSRVIVGGTINEFGISTIGIAESIDVGNFDTTESAVVLLDLLSSTNPADPNSLNNIIRNFNTTIIDLVGEAVGNIVSHEAGHFFGLWHTSRFNADSQIMDVGGDIGNSIGIGPDGFFGTTDDDPVEFGTDFLFEFFGRQDSINTLAFGLSTAGNFGLDFGDAPGPYPTLLADDGARHNLEGGLTLGSSIDLELDGLPSLDASGDGADDDGIIFLSNGISQSDAFTTIQVESSGDGFLQGWIDFNRDGVWDISEQVVTDLQVTAGVTTVQIAIPQGAAFSIGETFARFRLSTQAGLGVTGFAPDGEVEDYRVDLTAARFGTITFDAATYDAGDLITITVSDGDLLGAATVNVLVTSSGGDSETVVLTATGSGTFVGTIFSSPGTVVTENGTLEVVFGETITAAYEDADTGQGQPGNFLLEFVSSGLNSPRDIIFGPDGDLYVSNGFENSNGSDHTVERFNGQTGASEGSFVIPGSGGLDVPNGMAFGPDGNLYVASSDTGQILRYDGQTGAIIGNGVFASLGAFSEPRFITFGPDGNLYVGTTGLLNRIYKIDFITGAADLFVSNVDLGIREPYGMAFDSSGNLYVASFSTNEIMKFDSNGIEFPGGPFIAAGTGGLTNPRGLTIGPDGLLYVANGATESILRFDPDTGDFIDNYTFGRAVELPYGVTFGPDNNLYVVDTDLGQVLKFAGPFGTTTPQTITDTALIVASNGVDFGDAPDSFPNLVGDPDGEGPQHALNNNGLLLGSVVSAEADGQESAAANLDDDDGILLNPIIAGDSASTITVLSTGIGFIDAWIDFNGNGTWEANEQVLSSHAVVAGANSVAVSLPPGIVVGEVAARFRLSSAGGLTTTSPAADGEVEDYLVTIVPQNFVGLLPDPNRPGKSALFITGTQQNDIILISENFAGLIQVTINGVNLGEFAPTGGVYAWGLGGDDQIIADDTFYDTESMFFGGLGNDYLQGGWASDVLVGGAGNDVLEGGPDGFDILIGGVGADYIRGHDEATYTNYGANGDILIGGSTVYDNGLTQLFGILSEWTSATPFGDRVENIRTRVTNTATGVNNIKLDSTTVFNDGEVDELFGAVARGDDWFLLDLGLDLNNAGAHDILN; translated from the coding sequence ATGATGTTTACGAGAACTAAACGTCGTAATCAATCAGGTCGATTTGGTTCACTCCTCAATTACCTTCGCAAAGGTCGTGAGAGACGGTTACGAAATCAACGCCTCAACTCGTTATCAATTGTGATTTCTACCACTGAACTCTTAGAAGACAGGACATTGCTCTCAGCAGCGAATCCGTCCGTGGATGATACAACGTCTAACACAGAAAACGATGAACGTCCGGTAATTTTGCTTTCTCATGAAACTCAAGCAGAAAAAAGAGCGACTGCCCCTGTCTCTGACGAGGAGAAAGAAAAAAATCGAAATGACTTGGGACAAGTTGATAATCCAGATGGTTTTACACAATTTGCCACAAATGAAAATGAAACCATTGGTACGACAGGGGCGAATGACGATCTGTCCAATGCAGAGTTTATTACTGGCTTTGGGACAGGCCTCGATGATGACTTTGAAGTTGATCTTGCTGGCTTTCTGGCAAACTCAGGAGGTACGCTTACATTCGCTCCCTTTGCAGAAGATGATGGCTCAATTCCTTTAGCGAATAACCTAGGTCTGACAAGCGGTCGCCAGATTCAAGTTCTGGGAGCAACGATTGGGGATGGGCCTCATGGCAGCGCTGGAACTGGAACTGGGGACTTTGATTTTTACCGTCTAGGAGGAGTTCAAGCAGGTGAGAGAATTACAGTTTCCGTCGAAGATGCAACGCAATTCTTTGGCTTGGACCCCATTGTCGCTATCTATAGCAGTTCTGGTACTCAACTGGATTCAGATGATGATAGTGGCACATTCCTCAATAGCCTGATCGATTTTGTCGCTCCCTTGGATGATGATTACTATATTATGGTAGGTGGGTTTGGTACAGGGTTTCCAGGTGATCCCACTGATGAAACCAGTGGTGCCGGTGTCGGGCCAAATGCAAGCGCCGAAGGAACCTATAATCTCACTATTGGCTTAAATGCAGTTGATATTGATTATTACTCCTTTGACTTAGAAGCGGGTGATATTCTTGGTGCGAATGTATTTGGTGCAGGTCAAACACTAACATTGTATGACTCCACAGGTCAGATACTTATCGAATCGTCACGGTTTCTGTCTGATCTCTATCCTGAAGATAGTCCTTTACCTGGAAACGGAAATGCCTCGGCCTCTTTCGTAGCACCGACTGCTGGTACTTATTTTGTCTCAGTCACGGGAATTACCGGTCTATATAATCTTGAATTAAAAGTATTCCGTCCTGAGTTAGAAACGCAACTCGTCGATTCCGGGGCGATTCAAACTCTGTTCATTGACTTTGATGGTGCCAGTGTTGACCCAGCTCTCTTCGATGATTTTCTAGTTCCCCCCGATATTGCAAATCTCTCTCCTTTAAGTGCTTTCCTCAGTAATTGGGGGTTGACAGATGCAGATGAAGATGCCGTGATTGATGCGATCATGGCAACGATTACTGACAACTTTGCTGATGTTGGTTTACTAGGAAACAATGGCGATTTTGCTACAACCAACAATCCTGGTGACTATGGTATCCGAATTTTGAATAGCCGCGATCATGCCGATCCTTTTGGCCAGGAAAACGTCAGTCGTGTCATCGTAGGTGGTACAATCAATGAGTTTGGGATTAGTACTATCGGAATTGCGGAATCAATCGATGTCGGAAACTTTGATACCACGGAGTCAGCGGTTGTTCTGCTCGATTTACTCAGTAGTACCAATCCAGCTGACCCTAACTCTCTGAATAATATTATCCGAAACTTTAACACCACTATCATAGATTTGGTGGGAGAGGCAGTGGGAAATATTGTTTCACACGAGGCAGGACACTTCTTCGGGCTTTGGCACACTTCGAGGTTTAACGCCGACTCTCAAATTATGGACGTAGGGGGAGATATTGGCAACAGCATTGGTATTGGTCCTGATGGTTTCTTCGGCACTACTGACGATGATCCCGTCGAATTTGGGACGGACTTCTTGTTTGAATTTTTTGGCAGACAGGACAGTATCAACACATTAGCATTTGGGCTTTCTACCGCCGGTAACTTTGGTCTTGATTTCGGGGACGCTCCTGGCCCCTACCCAACCTTACTCGCAGATGACGGAGCCAGACACAACTTGGAAGGGGGGCTGACACTTGGCTCATCTATTGATTTGGAACTAGATGGACTTCCCAGTCTGGATGCATCGGGTGATGGTGCCGACGATGATGGTATCATCTTCCTTTCAAACGGGATTTCTCAAAGCGATGCATTTACAACAATTCAGGTAGAATCATCTGGCGATGGATTCCTGCAGGGTTGGATTGATTTCAATCGCGATGGCGTCTGGGATATAAGTGAGCAAGTTGTCACTGATCTTCAGGTCACTGCCGGTGTGACTACAGTTCAAATTGCTATCCCACAAGGAGCCGCATTCAGTATTGGAGAAACCTTCGCCCGGTTTCGTTTGAGTACACAAGCGGGGCTTGGTGTCACTGGCTTTGCACCTGACGGTGAAGTCGAAGACTACCGTGTCGATTTGACTGCTGCACGTTTTGGTACGATTACCTTTGATGCAGCCACTTATGATGCCGGTGATTTGATTACCATCACTGTGAGTGATGGTGATTTACTGGGAGCTGCCACAGTAAATGTACTAGTGACATCATCGGGTGGAGATTCAGAGACCGTTGTTTTAACGGCAACAGGATCTGGCACCTTTGTAGGTACGATTTTTTCCTCGCCCGGTACAGTGGTCACTGAAAATGGAACCTTGGAGGTTGTATTTGGTGAAACCATTACGGCAGCCTATGAAGATGCTGACACAGGCCAAGGCCAACCGGGTAATTTCCTGCTCGAATTTGTATCATCTGGTTTGAACAGCCCACGCGATATCATCTTTGGGCCTGATGGCGATCTTTACGTAAGCAATGGTTTTGAAAATTCAAATGGTTCGGACCACACTGTCGAACGTTTCAATGGTCAAACAGGAGCTTCTGAAGGTTCCTTTGTAATTCCAGGATCAGGGGGACTTGATGTCCCCAATGGAATGGCCTTTGGGCCTGATGGCAACCTATATGTCGCCAGTTCTGATACCGGACAAATCCTACGTTACGATGGTCAAACGGGAGCAATTATCGGAAATGGAGTCTTTGCTTCACTTGGTGCTTTTTCTGAACCACGATTTATTACCTTTGGACCTGATGGAAATCTATATGTCGGGACTACTGGATTACTCAATCGCATTTATAAAATTGATTTTATTACAGGTGCCGCCGATTTATTCGTCTCTAACGTTGATCTTGGGATTCGTGAGCCCTACGGTATGGCCTTCGATTCAAGTGGAAACCTTTATGTAGCCAGCTTCAGCACTAATGAAATCATGAAGTTTGATTCCAATGGAATTGAATTTCCTGGCGGTCCGTTCATTGCCGCAGGTACTGGCGGTCTTACGAATCCACGCGGTCTGACAATTGGTCCCGATGGGCTATTGTATGTTGCTAATGGAGCGACTGAAAGTATCCTCCGCTTCGATCCAGACACAGGCGATTTCATTGACAATTACACCTTTGGCCGGGCAGTGGAACTACCATATGGTGTTACCTTCGGCCCTGATAATAATCTGTATGTCGTTGACACCGACCTGGGTCAAGTTCTCAAGTTTGCAGGGCCCTTTGGGACCACAACTCCTCAAACGATTACCGATACAGCACTCATCGTCGCCTCTAACGGTGTTGATTTTGGTGATGCTCCCGACTCCTTCCCCAACCTCGTTGGTGATCCGGATGGTGAAGGTCCACAACACGCTCTTAATAATAATGGCCTCTTACTGGGGAGTGTCGTCTCTGCTGAAGCTGATGGCCAGGAATCCGCAGCCGCTAATCTCGATGATGATGACGGCATCTTGCTGAATCCTATCATTGCCGGCGATTCTGCTTCCACTATTACGGTACTTTCGACTGGAATTGGGTTTATCGATGCCTGGATTGATTTCAACGGCAATGGAACCTGGGAAGCTAATGAGCAAGTTCTCAGCAGCCATGCTGTGGTTGCTGGTGCCAATTCTGTTGCAGTATCGTTACCACCGGGAATCGTCGTGGGTGAAGTTGCCGCTCGATTCCGACTGAGTTCAGCTGGTGGATTAACCACAACCAGCCCTGCCGCTGATGGTGAAGTAGAAGACTATCTGGTCACAATCGTTCCACAAAACTTTGTTGGTTTACTACCTGACCCGAACCGACCTGGAAAATCGGCTCTGTTTATTACAGGTACTCAGCAAAATGACATCATCTTGATCTCGGAAAATTTTGCTGGTCTGATCCAGGTTACGATTAACGGCGTCAATCTTGGAGAGTTTGCTCCCACTGGTGGTGTGTATGCCTGGGGTCTGGGCGGAGACGATCAAATCATCGCAGATGACACCTTTTACGATACCGAATCCATGTTCTTTGGTGGCCTTGGCAATGACTACTTACAAGGTGGCTGGGCCAGTGATGTCCTAGTCGGTGGTGCTGGTAACGATGTTCTCGAAGGTGGCCCTGACGGGTTTGATATTTTGATCGGCGGAGTCGGAGCAGATTATATACGTGGTCATGATGAAGCGACGTATACAAACTATGGTGCCAATGGTGATATTCTGATTGGTGGTTCCACGGTCTACGACAATGGGTTGACTCAACTATTTGGAATCCTGTCAGAATGGACTTCAGCCACACCATTTGGAGATCGTGTCGAAAATATTCGCACACGTGTCACCAACACCGCAACGGGTGTCAACAATATCAAGCTGGATAGCACTACTGTCTTTAACGATGGTGAGGTTGATGAGCTCTTTGGAGCTGTTGCCCGAGGTGATGACTGGTTCCTGCTTGATCTGGGACTGGATCTGAACAATGCCGGTGCTCATGATATTCTTAACTAA
- a CDS encoding peptidylprolyl isomerase — protein MISKFMDNMWHPRSNRHHRRKKQATTPLVATEKLEDRTLLTGLDLIAFAQALTAADVKLYGAAWDADTTAQKSLFEDGAQFLNFIEVTDSNQNLNSIANTEGITVLPTWKLANGTLIEGVQTLEQLATATGIDIPMSEAPFLKEIPDQNLLSGTALHVALDGFDPENGPLTYTVESSNPDVGARILSGNRSIRISVEGYGDMVFELFEGRASRATERFIQLAEMGFYNQDDTVSENVRLHQIINGLIRGGAVGTDGEPEESSLGYFDDQFHPELQHVQSGLLTMYKIPDQLINTSANNPSDGETHDDENDSQFIITDGPNRIDDFQHTIFGFLVEGEEVREAISNIPVTDDLPNFTVTIETVEVFTDSENATLVLTAAEGYTGTSTITVTVEDQDGNTQQRVFQVNVTPDTINSLGSLSNANPYLADIPEFQLSPGESVSYQLEAIDIDLGVLNGNLSSQIVYYDQSRLPTAGADSGVPGAELLGLASPVESIPAGLYRVDSETGLLTISPPSDLAPGVYEIVVAAGFNLFAIDYQVITVRVGDPPVANDDFFALQGATPGPINILSNDTDSDGTLDLTSVEIVDQPAHGTITTNADGTVNYISDGSGFMGLGSFTYRVYDNLGISSNLATVDFSIAPTGVILVTTLNDQTTADGKVSLREAIEAANSDNPFDVAPAGNGHDTIMFDPALFIDEGSGSTRTIDLAGRFLITDSLTIIAPTSPEGDALLTLDADNPGLPFRHFLIDDGTSENTLLVSLQNLKLINGQTDDSGGSIFNSEHLVITNSDLINNKSNNGSGGGAIYNTGTLEISNSFLQSNSVQQAEGGAIYSTSGSVTITQTTIDNNESTGGSGGGIYVLNADLSITDSVLSNNSGHSSGGGVYHRNGQLIITNSSFISNGSGVVLLNASAEGGGIYASNSTTTISGSTFHDNRSSGSGGGLFQVGGTLSVLNSTFSENFALAADGGAIHAGESTVTSILNSTISGNHAEQNGGGIFLVDPDGSVGNRVINNSTIANNTAGNQGGGLHLNFDSEVIVNNTIIADNTATNGGDDAWGIQGELRGTYSLIENTTGVTISGTNFITGQDPGLLPLAENGGLTKTHALSTTSVAIDAGAPAFDPNGFTPALTLDQRDSARVADGNNDSISRVDIGAYEAESVLGSAELTVKRAATNVGSSGEVGSLPSNVDFIDEWNPVIVEIWVSVTNSSENGVTAASVDLSFDAQYLIANSIEYGPEFTGNQTGNIDNDAGTITGLGATTSQTDHGAESRVLLARVHLSVKPIPLNADGQYIQPVANLNFEISNSDLSSSLGDVSVTEGVAVDLTLVPALYDLNDNGSIDFKDLILFASVYNKSTGDPGAPGAWAADFNRSGRVDFRDLILFASNYRKTQGSDNFFVYPSNFDEVWQQNNLITSIINPVGSNLETITSEKVEPVLDAAQEQLAGVYGDTLNEELADVEVQIVELPGNQLAKADTATNIIYLDVNAAGWGWFVDQTPLSNEEFNGTSVAGIFEASLFSSAEGKIDLLTVLMHELNHLLGHEHDHKDSLMEPDLAPGERKLPLNESKDFTETDEYFGRYLDPEFESI, from the coding sequence ATGATTTCTAAATTCATGGACAACATGTGGCATCCTCGAAGTAATAGACACCACCGTCGAAAAAAACAGGCCACAACTCCACTCGTCGCTACCGAAAAGCTGGAAGATCGGACACTTTTGACTGGGCTTGATCTAATCGCATTCGCTCAAGCCTTAACAGCTGCAGATGTAAAGCTCTACGGTGCAGCATGGGATGCAGATACCACGGCTCAAAAATCACTCTTTGAAGACGGCGCCCAATTTCTCAACTTTATTGAAGTCACAGACTCAAATCAAAATCTAAACAGCATTGCCAACACTGAAGGCATTACCGTTTTACCTACGTGGAAATTGGCAAATGGAACTTTAATTGAAGGTGTTCAAACTCTTGAGCAATTAGCCACGGCAACAGGTATCGATATTCCGATGTCCGAAGCTCCTTTTCTGAAAGAAATTCCAGATCAGAATCTCCTCTCCGGCACTGCCCTGCATGTCGCTTTGGATGGTTTTGACCCTGAAAACGGTCCGTTGACTTATACCGTGGAAAGCAGTAATCCTGATGTAGGAGCCCGGATTCTATCTGGCAATCGTAGTATCCGCATCTCCGTCGAAGGTTATGGAGATATGGTCTTCGAATTATTTGAAGGTAGAGCCTCGCGCGCAACAGAACGCTTCATTCAGCTGGCTGAAATGGGCTTTTATAATCAGGATGATACTGTCAGTGAAAATGTCCGTTTACATCAAATCATAAACGGCCTGATTCGAGGAGGGGCGGTTGGAACCGATGGAGAACCGGAAGAATCTAGTCTGGGGTATTTTGATGACCAGTTTCATCCAGAATTACAACATGTGCAATCGGGCTTGCTCACAATGTATAAAATACCCGATCAGTTAATCAATACATCAGCTAATAATCCTTCAGATGGTGAAACGCATGATGATGAGAACGATTCCCAGTTCATTATCACTGATGGCCCAAATAGAATTGATGATTTTCAGCATACCATCTTTGGGTTCCTGGTCGAAGGTGAAGAAGTTCGCGAAGCCATTAGCAATATTCCGGTTACTGACGATCTTCCCAACTTTACAGTCACAATTGAAACGGTAGAGGTCTTTACAGACTCAGAAAATGCAACTCTTGTATTGACCGCAGCAGAAGGATACACCGGAACGTCAACAATTACCGTTACTGTAGAGGATCAGGATGGCAACACTCAACAACGCGTATTTCAAGTGAATGTAACTCCAGATACCATTAATAGTCTGGGTAGCCTTTCAAATGCGAATCCTTATTTGGCTGATATTCCGGAATTCCAGTTGAGTCCGGGAGAATCAGTCAGTTACCAATTAGAAGCAATCGATATCGACCTTGGAGTCCTCAACGGTAATCTTTCATCACAGATTGTTTACTATGATCAATCAAGACTCCCTACAGCTGGCGCAGACTCTGGAGTACCGGGTGCTGAGCTCCTCGGCCTCGCTTCACCCGTGGAAAGTATACCGGCAGGGCTCTATAGGGTTGACTCCGAAACTGGATTACTCACTATCAGTCCCCCATCTGATCTGGCACCTGGGGTCTATGAAATCGTTGTTGCTGCTGGCTTCAACCTATTTGCCATTGATTATCAAGTCATCACAGTCAGAGTCGGAGACCCTCCAGTTGCCAACGATGATTTTTTTGCACTACAAGGCGCAACACCTGGGCCAATCAACATTTTATCAAATGATACGGATTCTGATGGTACACTCGATCTCACATCTGTTGAAATTGTAGATCAACCTGCTCATGGAACAATCACTACCAATGCGGATGGTACTGTGAATTATATCTCCGATGGTTCTGGGTTTATGGGTCTTGGTTCATTTACGTATCGAGTCTACGACAATCTTGGAATATCCTCTAATCTAGCAACCGTGGATTTCTCTATTGCTCCTACAGGAGTAATTTTAGTCACAACACTCAATGACCAAACAACCGCGGATGGGAAAGTTTCTCTGCGTGAGGCTATTGAAGCAGCGAATAGTGATAATCCTTTCGATGTAGCCCCTGCGGGAAATGGTCACGATACGATCATGTTTGATCCTGCTTTATTTATCGATGAAGGCTCCGGCTCAACTAGAACAATAGATCTTGCCGGCAGATTTCTGATCACTGACTCACTCACAATTATTGCACCCACATCACCAGAAGGAGATGCGTTACTAACCCTTGATGCCGATAATCCGGGCCTGCCATTTCGGCATTTTTTAATCGACGATGGAACATCAGAAAATACTCTCCTCGTCAGCTTGCAAAACCTTAAATTAATCAACGGTCAAACAGATGATTCTGGTGGTTCCATTTTCAATTCTGAACATCTAGTGATTACCAATAGCGATTTGATCAATAATAAATCGAACAATGGATCCGGTGGTGGAGCAATTTACAATACAGGTACACTCGAAATTTCAAACTCATTTTTGCAATCTAATAGTGTGCAACAAGCAGAGGGGGGGGCCATCTATAGTACATCTGGATCGGTTACGATCACTCAGACCACGATTGACAACAATGAATCTACTGGCGGTTCTGGTGGTGGTATTTATGTCTTAAACGCCGACCTTTCCATAACAGACAGTGTACTCTCAAATAATTCTGGTCATAGTAGCGGCGGTGGGGTCTATCACCGTAATGGCCAACTCATAATTACAAACTCATCCTTTATCAGTAATGGATCCGGTGTTGTATTATTAAATGCATCAGCAGAGGGAGGCGGGATTTATGCATCTAACTCAACAACTACCATTTCTGGATCAACGTTCCATGATAACCGAAGCTCTGGTTCAGGCGGTGGTTTGTTTCAAGTAGGTGGAACCCTTTCCGTTCTGAATAGTACTTTCTCAGAAAATTTCGCCTTGGCCGCTGATGGTGGAGCAATCCATGCTGGTGAAAGCACAGTGACATCCATCCTGAATTCCACGATTTCTGGAAACCATGCTGAACAGAACGGTGGTGGGATTTTCCTTGTCGATCCGGATGGCTCAGTGGGTAATAGAGTTATTAATAACAGTACGATCGCAAATAACACTGCCGGAAATCAAGGGGGAGGACTCCACTTAAATTTTGATAGTGAAGTCATAGTTAACAATACCATCATCGCAGACAACACCGCTACAAATGGTGGAGACGACGCCTGGGGTATACAGGGAGAGCTTCGCGGAACCTATAGTCTCATTGAAAACACAACTGGTGTGACTATAAGTGGAACCAACTTTATCACCGGTCAGGATCCTGGCTTACTGCCTCTGGCCGAGAACGGCGGCTTAACAAAAACACACGCCCTCTCTACTACGAGCGTAGCAATCGACGCTGGTGCTCCCGCATTTGACCCAAATGGTTTTACTCCCGCTTTGACTTTGGACCAGAGAGACTCAGCTCGAGTAGCGGATGGAAATAATGATTCCATCAGTCGGGTTGATATCGGAGCTTACGAAGCAGAGTCAGTGCTGGGTAGTGCTGAACTGACCGTGAAGCGGGCAGCCACCAATGTAGGAAGTTCGGGGGAAGTCGGTTCTCTGCCTTCCAATGTCGATTTTATCGATGAGTGGAATCCGGTGATTGTTGAAATCTGGGTGAGTGTAACAAATTCTTCAGAAAACGGAGTGACTGCTGCTTCAGTCGACTTAAGCTTCGATGCACAGTACTTGATTGCCAACTCCATCGAATACGGACCTGAATTCACTGGAAATCAAACAGGGAATATTGACAACGACGCAGGGACGATCACTGGACTTGGCGCAACAACATCTCAGACTGACCACGGAGCGGAGTCACGTGTTCTGTTAGCACGCGTTCATCTCTCTGTGAAACCGATTCCTTTAAATGCCGACGGCCAATATATTCAACCTGTTGCTAACTTGAATTTTGAAATCTCAAACAGTGATCTCTCTTCCTCATTAGGTGATGTTTCTGTAACAGAGGGGGTGGCGGTTGACTTAACTTTGGTTCCCGCCTTATATGATCTCAACGATAATGGATCCATCGACTTCAAAGACCTGATCCTCTTTGCCTCAGTCTACAATAAATCTACTGGTGATCCAGGAGCACCGGGTGCCTGGGCTGCGGATTTTAACCGCTCCGGAAGAGTTGATTTTCGTGATCTGATCCTGTTTGCTTCAAATTATCGGAAGACGCAGGGAAGCGATAACTTTTTTGTCTATCCATCTAATTTTGATGAAGTCTGGCAACAAAATAATCTGATTACTTCAATCATCAATCCGGTTGGATCAAATCTAGAAACCATCACATCCGAAAAGGTAGAACCCGTTCTCGATGCTGCCCAAGAACAATTGGCTGGCGTTTATGGCGACACGTTGAATGAAGAACTTGCTGATGTAGAAGTTCAAATTGTTGAACTACCCGGAAATCAGTTAGCAAAAGCAGACACGGCTACTAATATTATCTACCTGGATGTAAACGCAGCAGGTTGGGGATGGTTCGTTGATCAGACTCCACTTTCGAATGAAGAATTTAATGGAACCTCAGTTGCAGGAATATTTGAGGCCTCTTTATTCAGCTCTGCTGAAGGAAAAATTGACCTATTGACTGTCCTAATGCATGAATTAAACCACTTACTGGGACACGAACATGATCATAAGGATTCTCTGATGGAACCCGATTTGGCCCCCGGAGAACGAAAACTTCCTTTGAATGAAAGTAAAGATTTTACAGAAACAGATGAATATTTCGGACGTTATTTAGATCCTGAGTTCGAAAGCATTTAA
- a CDS encoding tRNA dihydrouridine synthase, which translates to MLLSKSRSTESPEIQIGNRILKTRYFLAPLAGYTQYAFRVALRELGGLGLCTTDLVLASQMMAGSRKSKALLMTSVEDEPLTVQIFSGITSELVRGARWLENRGYEAVDINMGCPMAKINGNGGGARIMCAPEAACQMVADVVDAVSIPVTVKMRLGWDRDSITAPLLASEFEKAGVAAITIHGRTRNQGFGGSVDREGIKQTVEAVHHIPVIGNGDICTVEDAFQMRNETGCEAVSIGRGAMLDPWIFRKISQAVRGEEPVSEPTDEEQIQFLVRHFTLMIEQYDDYGCKLIRKFAAWYGARLGIPEDLEDRLRQFESIDEFHDIVAQIRLRHGERKSSIATALVKTPNGPVERW; encoded by the coding sequence ATGCTACTTTCAAAATCGAGATCAACAGAATCTCCTGAAATTCAAATTGGTAATCGTATCCTCAAAACTCGGTATTTTCTCGCGCCTTTAGCGGGATATACGCAGTATGCTTTTCGTGTTGCATTGAGAGAGTTGGGTGGGTTAGGATTATGTACGACCGATTTGGTCCTGGCTTCACAAATGATGGCCGGCAGCCGTAAATCCAAGGCACTATTGATGACTTCTGTTGAAGATGAACCTCTTACCGTACAGATCTTTAGCGGAATCACTTCCGAGTTAGTGAGAGGAGCACGCTGGTTAGAAAACCGTGGATACGAAGCCGTCGATATTAATATGGGGTGTCCGATGGCAAAGATTAACGGGAACGGGGGTGGCGCAAGGATTATGTGTGCTCCGGAGGCAGCCTGTCAGATGGTGGCTGATGTAGTAGATGCCGTCTCTATACCAGTGACAGTGAAAATGCGATTGGGATGGGACCGAGATTCCATTACAGCACCTCTCCTGGCGAGCGAATTTGAAAAAGCAGGAGTAGCGGCAATCACCATTCATGGACGCACGCGCAATCAAGGTTTTGGAGGGTCCGTTGATCGAGAGGGAATTAAACAGACGGTTGAAGCAGTTCATCATATTCCCGTGATAGGTAATGGCGATATTTGTACGGTTGAGGATGCCTTTCAAATGAGGAACGAAACCGGGTGCGAAGCGGTTTCCATCGGCCGGGGTGCTATGCTTGATCCCTGGATTTTTCGTAAGATCTCTCAGGCTGTTCGGGGAGAAGAACCTGTCTCAGAACCAACTGATGAAGAGCAAATTCAATTTCTGGTTCGTCATTTTACGCTGATGATAGAGCAATATGATGACTATGGTTGCAAGTTGATTCGCAAATTTGCCGCTTGGTATGGAGCCCGGTTGGGAATTCCAGAGGATTTGGAGGATCGCTTACGACAATTTGAATCGATCGACGAATTCCATGATATCGTTGCGCAAATTCGCTTGCGGCATGGAGAACGCAAATCCTCAATAGCGACCGCATTAGTTAAGACACCCAATGGTCCGGTAGAACGTTGGTGA